Proteins encoded within one genomic window of Misgurnus anguillicaudatus chromosome 18, ASM2758022v2, whole genome shotgun sequence:
- the sele gene encoding E-selectin isoform X6, with translation MSFKILLCGGNPLQFFASLLLISSVLNMWTGTEGWSYHHSDSTMSWETARDWCRENFTDMVAIQNKEEISYLNNYLPKVSGYYWIGIRKINDTWIWVGTNKKLTDEAKNWAKNEPNGKKYNEDCVEIYIKRDEEAGKWNDEQCSKRKTALCYTASCKDDSCVSSHGECVETINNHTCSCFEGFYGEMCENVIKCKPEDITKPDHGTFHCSDPNGNFSYDSLCEYSCDEGYKLNGASMAKCTATTEWSSKPPTCELIQCSKLTTPNNGTMHCHHDPKGNFSSQSTCEFACEEGYTLQTSSSSTLLCGATGHWNDSQPSCEIIKCKLEDITTPDHGIVHCSNPNGNFSYDSQCEYSCDEGYELNGASMARCTATTEWSSKPPTCELVQCLELTTPNNGTMNCHHNPKGNFGYQSTCEFACEEGYTLQTSSSSTLLCGATGHWNDSQPSCEIIKCKPEDITTPDHGSVYCSNPNGNFSYDSRCEYSCDEGYKLKGGSMARCTATTEWSSKPPSCELVKCNPEDVLTLHHGSVRCSNPNGDFSYDSVCEYSCEEGYELKGSSTTKCTATTEWTIKPPTCELIQCSELITPNNGTMHCRHNPKGNFGYKSTCEFACEEGYTLQTSSSSTLLCVATGHWNDSQPSCKVVKCNPEDVITLHHGSVQCSNPNGFFYDSVCEYSCEEGYVLKGFSTTKCTATTEWTNKPPTCELIKCKPEDITTPDHGSVYCSNPNGNFSYDSQCEYSCDEGYKLKGASMARCTATTEWSSKPPTCEVVQCSELITPNNGTMHCHHDTKGTFSSQSTCEFYCEEGYTLQTSSSSTLLCGATGHWNDSQPSCEIVKCNPEDVTTLHHGSAQCSNPNGDFSYDSVCEYSCEEGYELKGSSMTKCTATTEWTSKPPTCELIKCKPEDITTPDHGSVYCSNPNGNFSYDSQCEYSCDEGYKLKGASMARCTATTEWSSKPPTCELVQCSELITPNNGTMQCHHDTKGTFSSQSTCEFYCEEGYTLQTSSSSTLLCGATGHWNDSQPSCEIVKCKPEDVTTLHHGSVRCSNPNGDFSYDSVCEYSCEEGYELKGSSTRKCTATTEWTSKPPTCELVQCSELITPNNGAMQCHHDSKDNFGYQSTCEFACEEGYTLQTSSSSTLLCGATGHWNDSQPSCEIVKCNPADVTTLYYGSVQCSNPNGDFSYDSVCEYSCEEGYELKGSSTRKCTATTEWTSKPSTCEREFLKHIWQFNVTFTNTYW, from the exons ATG AGCTTCAAAATACTGTTATGTGGAGGCAACCCTTTGCAATTTTTTGCTTCCCTTCTTCTTATTTCTTCAG TGTTAAACATGTGGACGGGCACTGAAGGCTGGTCATACCATCACTCAGACTCTACCATGAGCTGGGAAACGGCAAGAGACTGGTGCAGGGAGAACTTCACAGACATGGTGGCCATCCAAAACAAAGAGGAGATTTCTTATTTAAACAACTACTTGCCAAAAGTTTCTGGGTATTACTGGATTGGGATACGCAAAATTAATGACACCTGGATCTGGGTGGGAACCAACAAGAAACTTACTGATGAAGCTAAGAACTGGGCAAAAAATGAGCCCAATGGAAAGAAATATAATGAAGACTGTGTGGAAATATACATTAAGAGAGACGAGGAAGCCGGCAAATGGAACGATGAGCAGTGTTCGAAACGGAAGACTGCGTTATGTTACACTG CATCCTGCAAAGATGATTCATGTGTCAGTAGTCATGGCGAGTGCGTTGAGACTATAAACAACCACACATGCTCATGCTTTGAAGGTTTTTATGGAGAGATGTGTGAGAATG TAATAAAATGCAAACCAGAGGACATCACCAAACCAGATCATGGCACCTTCCACTGTTCTGATCCTAATGGAAACTTTTCATATGACTCTCTATGTGAATACTCCTGTGATGAGGGTTATAAACTAAATGGTGCCAGTATGGCAAAATGCACCGCGACAACAGAATGGTCGAGCAAACCACCAACCTGTGAAC TTATTCAATGTTCAAAGCTGACCACACCAAACAATGGGACAATGCACTGTCACCACGATCCCAAAGGCAACTTCAGCTCCCAATCCACCTGTGAGTTTGCTTGTGAAGAAGGATACACGTTACAAACATCCAGCTCATCTACACTGCTTTGTGGAGCCACAGGACACTGGAATGATTCACAACCCAGCTGTGAAA TTATAAAATGCAAACTGGAGGACATCACCACACCAGATCATGGAATCGTCCATTGTTCTAATCCTAATGGAAACTTTTCATATGACTCTCAGTGTGAATACTCCTGTGATGAGGGTTATGAACTAAATGGTGCCAGTATGGCGAGATGCACCGCGACAACAGAATGGTCAAGCAAACCACCAACCTGTGAAC TTGTTCAATGTTTAGAGCTGACCACACCAAACAATGGGACAATGAACTGTCACCACAACCCCAAAGGCAACTTCGGCTACCAATCCACCTGTGAGTTTGCTTGTGAAGAAGGATACACGTTACAAACATCCAGCTCATCTACGCTGCTTTGCGGAGCCACAGGACACTGGAATGATTCACAACCCAGCTGTGAAA TAATAAAATGCAAACCAGAGGACATCACCACACCAGATCATGGCAGTGTCTATTGTTCTAATCCTAATGGAAATTTTTCATATGACTCTCGGTGTGAATACTCCTGTGATGAGGGTTATAAACTAAAGGGGGGCAGTATGGCGAGATGCACCGCGACAACAGAATGGTCGAGCAAACCACCAAGCTGTGAAC ttgtaAAATGCAATCCTGAGGATGTCCTCACTTTACATCACGGCAGCGTCCGATGTTCTAATCCCAATGGAGATTTTTCATATGACTCTGTATGTGAATACTCATGTGAGGAGGGTTATGAACTAAAGGGGTCCAGTACGACAAAATGCACTGCTACCACAGAATGGACCATCAAACCACCAACCTGTGAAC TTATTCAATGTTCAGAGCTGATCACACCAAACAATGGGACAATGCACTGTCGCCACAATCCCAAAGGCAACTTTGGCTACAAATCCACTTGTGAGTTTGCATGTGAAGAAGGATACACGTTACAAACATCCAGCTCATCTACGCTGCTTTGTGTAGCCACAGGACACTGGAACGATTCGCAACCCAGCTGTAAAG ttgTAAAATGCAATCCTGAGGATGTCATCACTTTACATCACGGCAGTGTCCAATGTTCTAATCCCAATGGATTTTTTTATGACTCTGTATGTGAATACTCATGTGAGGAGGGTTACGTACTGAAGGGGTTCAGTACGACAAAATGCACTGCTACCACAGAATGGACCAACAAACCACCAACCTGTGAAC TTATAAAATGCAAACCGGAGGACATCACCACACCAGATCATGGCAGTGTCTATTGTTCTAATCCTAATGGAAACTTTTCATATGACTCTCAGTGTGAATACTCCTGTGATGAGGGTTATAAACTAAAGGGTGCCAGTATGGCGAGATGCACCGCGACAACAGAATGGTCGAGCAAACCACCAACCTGTGAAG ttgttcaatgttcagagCTGATCACACCAAACAATGGGACAATGCATTGTCACCATGATACCAAAGGCACCTTCAGCTCTCAATCCACCTGTGAGTTTTATTGTGAAGAAGGATACACGTTACAAACATCCAGCTCATCTACGCTGCTTTGTGGAGCCACAGGACACTGGAATGATTCACAACCCAGCTGTGAAA TTGTAAAATGCAATCCTGAGGATGTCACCACTTTACATCACGGCAGTGCCCAATGTTCTAATCCCAATGGAGATTTTTCATATGACTCTGTATGTGAATACTCATGTGAGGAGGGTTATGAACTGAAGGGGTCCAGTATGACAAAATGCACTGCTACCACAGAATGGACCAGCAAACCACCAACCTGTGAAC TTATAAAATGCAAACCAGAGGACATCACCACACCAGATCATGGCAGTGTCTATTGTTCTAATCCTAATGGAAACTTTTCATATGACTCTCAGTGTGAATACTCCTGTGATGAGGGTTATAAACTAAAGGGTGCCAGTATGGCGAGATGCACCGCGACGACAGAATGGTCGAGCAAACCACCAACCTGTGAAC ttgttcaatgttcagagCTGATCACACCAAACAATGGGACAATGCAGTGTCACCATGATACCAAAGGCACCTTCAGCTCTCAATCCACCTGTGAGTTTTATTGTGAAGAAGGATACACGTTACAAACATCCAGCTCATCTACGCTGCTTTGCGGAGCCACAGGACACTGGAACGATTCACAACCCAGCTGTGAAA ttgTAAAATGCAAACCCGAGGATGTCACCACTTTACATCACGGCAGTGTCCGATGTTCTAATCCCAATGGAGATTTTTCATATGACTCTGTATGTGAATACTCATGTGAGGAGGGTTATGAACTGAAGGGGTCCAGTACGAGAAAATGCACTGCGACCACAGAATGGACCAGCAAACCACCAACCTGTGAAC ttgttcaatgttcagagCTGATCACACCAAACAATGGGGCAATGCAGTGTCACCATGATTCCAAAGACAACTTTGGCTACCAATCCACCTGTGAGTTTGCTTGTGAAGAAGGATACACGTTACAAACATCCAGCTCATCTACGCTGCTTTGTGGAGCCACAGGACACTGGAATGATTCACAACCCAGCTGTGAAA TTGTAAAATGCAATCCCGCGGATGTCACCACTTTATATTACGGCAGTGTCCAATGTTCTAATCCCAATGGAGATTTTTCATATGACTCTGTATGTGAATACTCATGTGAGGAGGGTTATGAACTAAAGGGGTCCAGTACGAGAAAATGCACTGCTACCACAGAATGGACCAGCAAACCATCAACCTGTGAACGTGagtttttaaaacacatatgGCAATTTAATGTGACATTTACAAACACTTACTGGTAA
- the sele gene encoding E-selectin isoform X1, with protein MSFKILLCGGNPLQFFASLLLISSVLNMWTGTEGWSYHHSDSTMSWETARDWCRENFTDMVAIQNKEEISYLNNYLPKVSGYYWIGIRKINDTWIWVGTNKKLTDEAKNWAKNEPNGKKYNEDCVEIYIKRDEEAGKWNDEQCSKRKTALCYTASCKDDSCVSSHGECVETINNHTCSCFEGFYGEMCENVIKCKPEDITKPDHGTFHCSDPNGNFSYDSLCEYSCDEGYKLNGASMAKCTATTEWSSKPPTCELIQCSKLTTPNNGTMHCHHDPKGNFSSQSTCEFACEEGYTLQTSSSSTLLCGATGHWNDSQPSCEIIKCKLEDITTPDHGIVHCSNPNGNFSYDSQCEYSCDEGYELNGASMARCTATTEWSSKPPTCELVQCLELTTPNNGTMNCHHNPKGNFGYQSTCEFACEEGYTLQTSSSSTLLCGATGHWNDSQPSCEIIKCKPEDITTPDHGSVYCSNPNGNFSYDSRCEYSCDEGYKLKGGSMARCTATTEWSSKPPSCELVKCNPEDVLTLHHGSVRCSNPNGDFSYDSVCEYSCEEGYELKGSSTTKCTATTEWTIKPPTCELIQCSELITPNNGTMHCRHNPKGNFGYKSTCEFACEEGYTLQTSSSSTLLCVATGHWNDSQPSCKVVKCNPEDVITLHHGSVQCSNPNGFFYDSVCEYSCEEGYVLKGFSTTKCTATTEWTNKPPTCELIKCKPEDITTPDHGSVYCSNPNGNFSYDSQCEYSCDEGYKLKGASMARCTATTEWSSKPPTCEVVQCSELITPNNGTMHCHHDTKGTFSSQSTCEFYCEEGYTLQTSSSSTLLCGATGHWNDSQPSCEIVKCNPEDVTTLHHGSAQCSNPNGDFSYDSVCEYSCEEGYELKGSSMTKCTATTEWTSKPPTCELVLCSELITPNNGTMHCRHNPKGNFGYKSTCEFACEKGYTLQTSSSSTLLCEATGHWNDSIPSCKVVKCNPEDVITLHHGSVQCFNPNGDFLYDSVCEYSCEEGYELKGSSMRKCTATTKWTSKPPTCELIKCKPEDITTPDHGSVYCSNPNGNFSYDSQCEYSCDEGYKLKGASMARCTATTEWSSKPPTCELVQCSELITPNNGTMQCHHDTKGTFSSQSTCEFYCEEGYTLQTSSSSTLLCGATGHWNDSQPSCEIVKCKPEDVTTLHHGSVRCSNPNGDFSYDSVCEYSCEEGYELKGSSTRKCTATTEWTSKPPTCELVQCSELITPNNGAMQCHHDSKDNFGYQSTCEFACEEGYTLQTSSSSTLLCGATGHWNDSQPSCEIVKCNPADVTTLYYGSVQCSNPNGDFSYDSVCEYSCEEGYELKGSSTRKCTATTEWTSKPSTCEREFLKHIWQFNVTFTNTYW; from the exons ATG AGCTTCAAAATACTGTTATGTGGAGGCAACCCTTTGCAATTTTTTGCTTCCCTTCTTCTTATTTCTTCAG TGTTAAACATGTGGACGGGCACTGAAGGCTGGTCATACCATCACTCAGACTCTACCATGAGCTGGGAAACGGCAAGAGACTGGTGCAGGGAGAACTTCACAGACATGGTGGCCATCCAAAACAAAGAGGAGATTTCTTATTTAAACAACTACTTGCCAAAAGTTTCTGGGTATTACTGGATTGGGATACGCAAAATTAATGACACCTGGATCTGGGTGGGAACCAACAAGAAACTTACTGATGAAGCTAAGAACTGGGCAAAAAATGAGCCCAATGGAAAGAAATATAATGAAGACTGTGTGGAAATATACATTAAGAGAGACGAGGAAGCCGGCAAATGGAACGATGAGCAGTGTTCGAAACGGAAGACTGCGTTATGTTACACTG CATCCTGCAAAGATGATTCATGTGTCAGTAGTCATGGCGAGTGCGTTGAGACTATAAACAACCACACATGCTCATGCTTTGAAGGTTTTTATGGAGAGATGTGTGAGAATG TAATAAAATGCAAACCAGAGGACATCACCAAACCAGATCATGGCACCTTCCACTGTTCTGATCCTAATGGAAACTTTTCATATGACTCTCTATGTGAATACTCCTGTGATGAGGGTTATAAACTAAATGGTGCCAGTATGGCAAAATGCACCGCGACAACAGAATGGTCGAGCAAACCACCAACCTGTGAAC TTATTCAATGTTCAAAGCTGACCACACCAAACAATGGGACAATGCACTGTCACCACGATCCCAAAGGCAACTTCAGCTCCCAATCCACCTGTGAGTTTGCTTGTGAAGAAGGATACACGTTACAAACATCCAGCTCATCTACACTGCTTTGTGGAGCCACAGGACACTGGAATGATTCACAACCCAGCTGTGAAA TTATAAAATGCAAACTGGAGGACATCACCACACCAGATCATGGAATCGTCCATTGTTCTAATCCTAATGGAAACTTTTCATATGACTCTCAGTGTGAATACTCCTGTGATGAGGGTTATGAACTAAATGGTGCCAGTATGGCGAGATGCACCGCGACAACAGAATGGTCAAGCAAACCACCAACCTGTGAAC TTGTTCAATGTTTAGAGCTGACCACACCAAACAATGGGACAATGAACTGTCACCACAACCCCAAAGGCAACTTCGGCTACCAATCCACCTGTGAGTTTGCTTGTGAAGAAGGATACACGTTACAAACATCCAGCTCATCTACGCTGCTTTGCGGAGCCACAGGACACTGGAATGATTCACAACCCAGCTGTGAAA TAATAAAATGCAAACCAGAGGACATCACCACACCAGATCATGGCAGTGTCTATTGTTCTAATCCTAATGGAAATTTTTCATATGACTCTCGGTGTGAATACTCCTGTGATGAGGGTTATAAACTAAAGGGGGGCAGTATGGCGAGATGCACCGCGACAACAGAATGGTCGAGCAAACCACCAAGCTGTGAAC ttgtaAAATGCAATCCTGAGGATGTCCTCACTTTACATCACGGCAGCGTCCGATGTTCTAATCCCAATGGAGATTTTTCATATGACTCTGTATGTGAATACTCATGTGAGGAGGGTTATGAACTAAAGGGGTCCAGTACGACAAAATGCACTGCTACCACAGAATGGACCATCAAACCACCAACCTGTGAAC TTATTCAATGTTCAGAGCTGATCACACCAAACAATGGGACAATGCACTGTCGCCACAATCCCAAAGGCAACTTTGGCTACAAATCCACTTGTGAGTTTGCATGTGAAGAAGGATACACGTTACAAACATCCAGCTCATCTACGCTGCTTTGTGTAGCCACAGGACACTGGAACGATTCGCAACCCAGCTGTAAAG ttgTAAAATGCAATCCTGAGGATGTCATCACTTTACATCACGGCAGTGTCCAATGTTCTAATCCCAATGGATTTTTTTATGACTCTGTATGTGAATACTCATGTGAGGAGGGTTACGTACTGAAGGGGTTCAGTACGACAAAATGCACTGCTACCACAGAATGGACCAACAAACCACCAACCTGTGAAC TTATAAAATGCAAACCGGAGGACATCACCACACCAGATCATGGCAGTGTCTATTGTTCTAATCCTAATGGAAACTTTTCATATGACTCTCAGTGTGAATACTCCTGTGATGAGGGTTATAAACTAAAGGGTGCCAGTATGGCGAGATGCACCGCGACAACAGAATGGTCGAGCAAACCACCAACCTGTGAAG ttgttcaatgttcagagCTGATCACACCAAACAATGGGACAATGCATTGTCACCATGATACCAAAGGCACCTTCAGCTCTCAATCCACCTGTGAGTTTTATTGTGAAGAAGGATACACGTTACAAACATCCAGCTCATCTACGCTGCTTTGTGGAGCCACAGGACACTGGAATGATTCACAACCCAGCTGTGAAA TTGTAAAATGCAATCCTGAGGATGTCACCACTTTACATCACGGCAGTGCCCAATGTTCTAATCCCAATGGAGATTTTTCATATGACTCTGTATGTGAATACTCATGTGAGGAGGGTTATGAACTGAAGGGGTCCAGTATGACAAAATGCACTGCTACCACAGAATGGACCAGCAAACCACCAACCTGTGAAC TTGTTCTATGTTCAGAGCTGATCACACCAAACAATGGGACAATGCACTGTCGCCACAATCCCAAAGGCAACTTTGGCTACAAATCCACTTGTGAGTTTGCTTGTGAAAAAGGATACACGTTACAAACATCCAGCTCATCTACGCTGCTTTGTGAAGCCACAGGACACTGGAACGATTCAATACCCAGCTGTAAAG ttgTAAAATGCAATCCTGAGGATGTCATCACTTTACATCACGGCAGTGTCCAATGTTTTAATCCCAATGGAGATTTTTTATATGACTCTGTATGTGAATACTCATGTGAGGAGGGTTATGAACTGAAGGGGTCCAGTATGAGAAAATGCACTGCTACCACAAAATGGACCAGCAAACCACCAACCTGTGAAC TTATAAAATGCAAACCAGAGGACATCACCACACCAGATCATGGCAGTGTCTATTGTTCTAATCCTAATGGAAACTTTTCATATGACTCTCAGTGTGAATACTCCTGTGATGAGGGTTATAAACTAAAGGGTGCCAGTATGGCGAGATGCACCGCGACGACAGAATGGTCGAGCAAACCACCAACCTGTGAAC ttgttcaatgttcagagCTGATCACACCAAACAATGGGACAATGCAGTGTCACCATGATACCAAAGGCACCTTCAGCTCTCAATCCACCTGTGAGTTTTATTGTGAAGAAGGATACACGTTACAAACATCCAGCTCATCTACGCTGCTTTGCGGAGCCACAGGACACTGGAACGATTCACAACCCAGCTGTGAAA ttgTAAAATGCAAACCCGAGGATGTCACCACTTTACATCACGGCAGTGTCCGATGTTCTAATCCCAATGGAGATTTTTCATATGACTCTGTATGTGAATACTCATGTGAGGAGGGTTATGAACTGAAGGGGTCCAGTACGAGAAAATGCACTGCGACCACAGAATGGACCAGCAAACCACCAACCTGTGAAC ttgttcaatgttcagagCTGATCACACCAAACAATGGGGCAATGCAGTGTCACCATGATTCCAAAGACAACTTTGGCTACCAATCCACCTGTGAGTTTGCTTGTGAAGAAGGATACACGTTACAAACATCCAGCTCATCTACGCTGCTTTGTGGAGCCACAGGACACTGGAATGATTCACAACCCAGCTGTGAAA TTGTAAAATGCAATCCCGCGGATGTCACCACTTTATATTACGGCAGTGTCCAATGTTCTAATCCCAATGGAGATTTTTCATATGACTCTGTATGTGAATACTCATGTGAGGAGGGTTATGAACTAAAGGGGTCCAGTACGAGAAAATGCACTGCTACCACAGAATGGACCAGCAAACCATCAACCTGTGAACGTGagtttttaaaacacatatgGCAATTTAATGTGACATTTACAAACACTTACTGGTAA